In Listeria monocytogenes, the following proteins share a genomic window:
- a CDS encoding SMI1/KNR4 family protein: MMTNSFLDEVDKLMMQSKTPFHSSGTATAEVITIYQNVLENVFPDSYKLFLEKYGTLTFKGESFYGVSHNGLSATSIPDVRYATEQARVLGDINEELIIVKNSGYGSIFSIDTSMIGSAGEAVIVETPLSFENNTEKKIVADNFGEFLWTEMVQSLV, encoded by the coding sequence ATGATGACTAATAGTTTCCTTGATGAAGTAGATAAACTGATGATGCAAAGCAAAACACCCTTTCATTCTAGTGGAACTGCAACAGCTGAAGTAATTACAATTTATCAAAACGTTTTAGAAAATGTTTTTCCAGATTCGTACAAACTTTTTTTAGAAAAATATGGAACGCTAACTTTTAAGGGTGAATCTTTTTATGGCGTATCCCACAATGGGTTAAGTGCAACTTCTATCCCAGATGTCAGGTATGCAACGGAACAGGCACGCGTTCTTGGAGATATAAATGAAGAATTAATTATAGTAAAAAATTCCGGATATGGCTCGATTTTTTCTATTGACACTTCGATGATTGGGAGTGCGGGTGAAGCTGTGATCGTGGAAACACCATTATCATTCGAAAACAATACTGAAAAGAAAATTGTTGCTGATAATTTTGGGGAATTTTTATGGACGGAAATGGTTCAATCTTTAGTATAA
- a CDS encoding multidrug effflux MFS transporter — translation MEKNIETKKINLALLVCLVGFPQISETIYTPSLTEIATSYGVSLNLAQMTLSIYFLAFAVGVFFWGVSSDFLGRRKAMNFGIFIYIIGCLVCLMSSSITVLFIGRFIQAFGASTGSVTTQTILRDNYHGTDRHHLFAKISAALAFSPAIGPLVGGFIGQYYGFRVVFLFLVIMGMGLLFWSLKRLPETIIVTSHSFSAQKMVGIGKKMVCDRYTVAFGVLIGIFNGILFSYYSEAPTIFIEKFHFSQSQYGFMGCAVAAATILGAWLSNRRLKQHSPQKIITEGILLALGGTLSLSIVSAFPLIIQVIAYILFVSIILVGIGMALPNCLSLALVKFQEVAGTAGAFLSLGYYVIVSICTFLIGILHSGSLLVFPAFCTVLLLIALTCIKAVTRKNS, via the coding sequence ATGGAAAAAAACATCGAAACAAAGAAAATCAATTTAGCATTACTTGTTTGCCTTGTGGGGTTTCCACAAATTAGCGAAACTATTTATACGCCTTCTTTAACGGAGATTGCTACGAGCTACGGTGTCTCATTAAATTTGGCTCAAATGACTTTAAGCATCTACTTTCTTGCTTTTGCAGTTGGTGTCTTCTTTTGGGGCGTTAGTTCCGATTTTTTAGGTCGACGAAAAGCAATGAACTTTGGGATATTTATTTACATTATAGGTTGTTTGGTTTGCCTTATGTCTAGTAGTATTACTGTCCTTTTTATCGGGCGGTTTATCCAAGCATTTGGGGCTAGCACGGGCTCGGTTACTACGCAAACCATTTTACGCGACAACTATCACGGTACGGATCGCCATCATTTATTTGCAAAAATATCAGCTGCCTTAGCCTTTTCGCCAGCAATAGGTCCATTAGTTGGTGGGTTTATCGGACAGTATTACGGCTTTCGTGTAGTATTTCTATTTCTAGTAATTATGGGGATGGGGCTGCTATTCTGGAGTTTGAAACGACTACCCGAAACCATTATTGTTACATCTCATTCTTTCAGTGCGCAGAAAATGGTAGGAATTGGTAAAAAAATGGTGTGCGACCGCTATACTGTTGCTTTTGGTGTGTTGATTGGTATTTTTAACGGCATTTTGTTTAGTTACTATTCCGAAGCCCCAACTATATTTATCGAAAAGTTCCATTTTAGCCAGAGTCAGTATGGCTTTATGGGATGTGCTGTCGCGGCGGCAACTATATTAGGTGCGTGGCTTTCCAACCGGCGTCTAAAACAGCACTCGCCTCAAAAGATAATTACAGAAGGAATTTTGTTAGCCCTTGGCGGAACTCTATCTCTTAGCATAGTTTCTGCATTCCCCTTAATAATCCAAGTGATAGCGTATATTCTTTTCGTTTCTATTATCTTGGTAGGAATCGGCATGGCATTACCAAACTGTTTGAGCTTAGCGCTAGTGAAATTTCAAGAAGTTGCAGGTACGGCTGGTGCCTTTTTAAGCTTAGGGTACTATGTCATTGTCAGTATTTGTACGTTTTTAATTGGCATCCTACACTCAGGATCACTGCTTGTATTTCCAGCGTTTTGCACAGTGCTTCTTTTAATTGCACTTACTTGTATAAAAGCAGTAACTAGAAAAAATAGCTAA
- the ychF gene encoding redox-regulated ATPase YchF, producing the protein MALTAGIVGLPNVGKSTLFNAITKAGAEAANYPFATIDPNVGIVEVPDHRLNKLTELVKPKKTVPTTFEFTDIAGIVKGASKGEGLGNKFLSHIRQVDAICHVTRCFDDENITHVEGRVDPLDDISTINLELILADLETVEKRIGRVEKLSKQKDKDAVAEYNVLVKLREAFENDKPARAIEFNEEEEKIVRNLFLLTRKPVLYVANVSEEDVSSPDDNKYVQQVREFAASENSEVIVVCARAEEEIAELEDEDKLEFLEALGIEESGLDQLIRSAYTLLGLATYFTAGVQEVRAWTFIKGMKAPQCAGIIHTDFERGFIRAEVVAYDALLEYGSEQAAKEAGKVRLEGKEYEMKDGDVVHFRFNV; encoded by the coding sequence ATGGCACTTACAGCTGGTATTGTCGGGCTTCCTAATGTTGGGAAATCGACACTTTTTAATGCAATCACAAAAGCAGGAGCAGAGGCTGCGAATTATCCGTTTGCGACGATTGACCCGAACGTAGGAATTGTTGAAGTTCCTGACCACAGATTAAACAAACTAACGGAACTTGTAAAACCGAAAAAGACCGTTCCAACAACTTTTGAATTTACAGATATCGCCGGAATTGTAAAAGGTGCTAGTAAAGGGGAAGGGCTTGGAAACAAATTCTTATCCCATATTCGCCAAGTGGATGCAATTTGTCATGTAACTCGTTGCTTTGACGATGAAAACATTACTCATGTAGAAGGCCGAGTAGACCCGCTAGACGATATTTCTACAATCAACTTAGAACTTATCTTAGCGGACTTAGAAACAGTAGAGAAGCGTATTGGACGCGTTGAGAAGCTGTCTAAACAAAAAGATAAAGATGCTGTGGCTGAATATAACGTTTTAGTTAAACTACGTGAAGCATTCGAAAATGACAAACCAGCTCGTGCGATTGAATTTAACGAAGAAGAAGAGAAAATCGTTCGCAACCTTTTCTTACTTACAAGAAAACCAGTTTTATATGTAGCAAATGTAAGTGAAGAAGATGTTTCTAGTCCGGACGATAACAAATATGTACAACAAGTACGCGAATTCGCTGCGAGTGAGAACTCTGAAGTTATTGTAGTATGTGCTCGCGCTGAGGAAGAAATTGCTGAACTTGAAGACGAAGATAAGCTAGAGTTTTTAGAAGCGCTAGGAATTGAAGAATCTGGTTTAGACCAATTGATTCGTTCTGCGTATACATTGCTTGGCTTAGCGACTTACTTCACAGCAGGCGTTCAAGAAGTTCGCGCTTGGACATTCATCAAAGGCATGAAAGCTCCACAATGTGCGGGAATTATCCACACGGACTTCGAACGCGGATTCATTCGTGCCGAAGTTGTCGCATATGACGCTTTACTTGAATACGGCTCAGAGCAAGCGGCCAAAGAAGCGGGTAAAGTACGCTTGGAAGGTAAAGAATACGAAATGAAAGATGGAGATGTTGTTCATTTCCGCTTTAACGTTTAA
- a CDS encoding SMI1/KNR4 family protein: MDVFEKLEEFYKQHSGLKGQPATEEQIHEAEKILDAQFNKQYIHFIKQFGGAFGGISIHAFNNGSLIGKATVIDLTLKFRKIYGETISKELSESYVVSDDGSGNPILMDTAGKITIYYHDSGESELLYDSLQELLTLTMQKII, translated from the coding sequence TTGGATGTTTTTGAGAAACTAGAAGAATTTTATAAGCAGCATAGTGGTTTGAAGGGGCAACCAGCGACTGAAGAGCAAATACATGAAGCGGAGAAAATACTAGATGCGCAGTTTAATAAGCAATATATTCATTTTATAAAGCAGTTTGGTGGTGCTTTTGGCGGAATAAGTATTCATGCATTTAACAATGGTTCGTTAATTGGAAAAGCGACAGTAATAGATTTAACCCTTAAGTTTAGAAAAATTTATGGAGAAACTATCTCGAAAGAATTAAGCGAGAGTTATGTTGTTTCAGATGATGGATCAGGAAATCCAATTTTGATGGATACTGCTGGAAAAATAACTATCTATTATCATGACTCTGGAGAAAGTGAATTGTTATATGATTCGCTACAAGAATTGTTGACTTTAACAATGCAGAAAATCATATGA
- a CDS encoding PTS sugar transporter subunit IIC has product MKKFIEKLSWLSQKLGNQIHLKSMRDAFATILPFIMLAGFMVLINNVIIKPDGFMSAIISSETLTTWQGLGNSIVNGTLGIITILIGASVAYFLAQNRKFENPFAPALMTIALIVIFIPAVTEIVPIGAEKSVEVAGVLPIALMGSAGMFVGIVTALLATEVFIRLSKSEKMKIHISGDSVPPAVIKSFNVLIPTMLTILIFAFISFLVVTLFSLNLYSLISAIIQEPLTFLVTSVPGFLTLMTISQMLYSIGIAGSGILGPIMDPVLLANMQENMTAFANHTEIPHIINTTFRDVFGVMGGGGNTIALLIAIFIWSKRKDYREIATLSAAPGLFNINEPVVFGLPIVYNLSLMIPFIISTPLCLCLAYFATKLHMISEVVVMVPWTTPVVASGFLATGGDWRAAVFQIFLIGVCVLLYLPFLKANDRIKA; this is encoded by the coding sequence TTGAAAAAGTTCATCGAGAAATTAAGTTGGTTATCGCAGAAGCTTGGAAATCAAATTCATTTAAAGTCTATGCGTGATGCATTTGCTACTATTTTACCTTTTATTATGTTAGCAGGATTCATGGTTTTAATTAATAACGTCATTATTAAGCCGGATGGTTTTATGTCGGCGATTATCAGTTCCGAAACACTTACGACTTGGCAAGGGCTAGGTAACAGTATTGTAAACGGGACTTTAGGGATTATTACTATTTTAATTGGGGCATCGGTTGCTTACTTTTTAGCGCAAAATCGGAAGTTTGAAAATCCGTTTGCACCAGCGTTAATGACCATTGCACTTATTGTTATTTTTATCCCAGCTGTAACAGAAATTGTGCCGATTGGTGCAGAGAAATCTGTGGAAGTTGCTGGAGTATTACCAATAGCCTTGATGGGTTCGGCGGGCATGTTCGTTGGGATTGTAACGGCGCTTCTTGCAACAGAAGTATTCATTCGCCTTTCTAAGAGTGAGAAAATGAAGATCCATATTTCTGGGGATAGCGTACCTCCAGCAGTAATTAAATCATTCAATGTGCTTATTCCGACAATGTTAACAATACTTATTTTTGCGTTTATTTCATTCTTAGTAGTGACATTATTCAGCTTGAATTTGTATTCTTTAATTAGCGCAATTATTCAGGAGCCATTAACATTCCTAGTTACAAGCGTTCCAGGGTTCCTAACGTTAATGACAATTTCGCAAATGCTTTATTCTATCGGTATTGCTGGTAGTGGGATTTTAGGCCCGATTATGGACCCAGTTCTTTTGGCAAATATGCAAGAAAATATGACAGCATTTGCGAATCACACAGAGATTCCTCATATTATTAATACTACTTTCCGTGATGTTTTTGGCGTTATGGGCGGCGGCGGAAATACTATTGCGCTGTTAATAGCAATTTTTATTTGGTCAAAACGAAAAGATTATCGCGAAATAGCTACTTTATCGGCAGCTCCTGGTCTATTTAACATTAATGAACCAGTAGTATTTGGACTTCCGATTGTTTATAACTTGAGTTTAATGATTCCGTTCATTATTTCAACTCCGCTTTGTTTATGTTTAGCATACTTTGCGACGAAACTGCATATGATTTCAGAGGTAGTCGTAATGGTTCCGTGGACGACACCAGTTGTTGCTTCCGGCTTCCTTGCAACAGGTGGGGACTGGCGCGCTGCAGTATTCCAAATTTTCTTGATTGGCGTCTGCGTACTTCTTTACCTACCATTCTTAAAAGCCAATGACCGAATTAAAGCCTAA
- a CDS encoding glycoside hydrolase family 3 N-terminal domain-containing protein: MAVYLDKEKPVSERVEDLLSKMTLAEKCGQLNQRMYGWEAFSRDGETFQITEKFKEEVTRFEGIGALYGLFRADPWSKMNKVTGVSRKNAGKVANKIQRYVIENTRLGIPVLLAEEVPHGHQALDSESYPVNLARAASFNPELQKQVASAITEEISEKGVHLALASALDILRDPRWGRAEECYGEDPYLAAELTAAITEGFQASGKIAVILKHFAAQGEPIGGHNSGPVSIGVRELREIFLDPMRAGIRSGALGVMAAYNEIDGVPCHANKELLTTILREEMGFSGIVMADGCALDRLLKLNPDPKKAAKMALEAGVDLSLWDEVFPFLEESVEKGILDEKVVDDAVRRVLQVKFQLGLFEQPFVEEEIQAPKSDWKQLNLQAAREGICLLKNDFETLPLAGERKKIAVVGPSIDALYNQLGDYTAPQNESECVTVLEGIKNQLPENWEVLSEKGAEIREELPDGIQRAEVVAKEADAIVMVLGGSSARNFDMKFLNNGAVSSKGPNMDAGENVDVADITLPQPQLDLFYAMKRTGKPVIVVMIQGRPIAIPEISSTADAILTAWYPGSVGGTAIAEVLFGHYNPSGKLPVSIPRSSGQIPIYYNQKAVEYKEDYFDLTGKPLYPFGYGLSYSAFEYQDLQIKQESIKIAELLGGQSVEVTVNVKNISDLAGEEVVQLYIHDMEASITRRKKELKAFKKVRIAAKQTATVTFKLDKSSFKIWSINNKYEVEPGGIEIFVGGSSDTKLTGRVSIIGG; encoded by the coding sequence ATGGCTGTTTATTTGGATAAGGAGAAACCAGTTTCAGAACGTGTAGAAGACTTACTTTCCAAGATGACCTTAGCTGAAAAATGTGGTCAACTAAACCAAAGAATGTATGGCTGGGAAGCTTTTTCAAGAGATGGCGAAACGTTTCAAATCACAGAAAAATTTAAAGAGGAAGTAACTAGATTTGAAGGTATAGGCGCTTTATACGGTCTGTTCCGCGCTGATCCATGGTCCAAAATGAATAAGGTCACGGGTGTAAGTCGGAAAAATGCTGGCAAAGTAGCTAATAAAATTCAACGCTATGTGATAGAAAATACGCGCCTAGGGATTCCTGTACTATTAGCAGAGGAAGTTCCGCACGGTCACCAAGCGTTAGATAGCGAATCTTATCCTGTAAATTTAGCTCGTGCTGCTTCTTTTAATCCAGAGTTGCAAAAACAGGTCGCAAGTGCGATTACAGAAGAAATTTCCGAAAAGGGAGTTCATCTAGCACTTGCTTCAGCATTAGATATACTTCGAGACCCGAGATGGGGGCGCGCTGAAGAGTGTTACGGTGAAGATCCATATCTTGCAGCGGAATTAACAGCGGCGATTACGGAAGGTTTTCAAGCGAGCGGGAAAATTGCTGTTATTTTAAAACATTTTGCTGCACAAGGCGAGCCGATTGGTGGACATAATTCTGGGCCAGTTTCTATTGGTGTAAGGGAACTTAGAGAGATTTTCTTGGATCCAATGCGTGCTGGAATTAGAAGTGGTGCTCTTGGCGTTATGGCGGCTTACAATGAGATTGACGGGGTTCCATGTCACGCGAATAAAGAGCTTTTGACAACCATTTTACGAGAAGAAATGGGATTCTCCGGGATTGTCATGGCAGATGGGTGCGCTCTTGATAGATTATTAAAACTAAATCCTGATCCAAAAAAAGCCGCAAAAATGGCTCTTGAAGCCGGTGTGGATTTGAGTTTGTGGGATGAAGTGTTTCCGTTTCTTGAAGAAAGCGTGGAAAAAGGCATTCTTGATGAAAAGGTCGTTGATGATGCTGTGAGGCGAGTGCTTCAAGTGAAATTCCAATTAGGGCTATTTGAACAACCGTTTGTAGAAGAAGAAATTCAAGCACCGAAGTCTGATTGGAAACAACTAAATTTACAAGCCGCTAGAGAGGGTATTTGTCTTTTGAAAAACGACTTCGAAACATTACCTCTAGCGGGCGAACGGAAAAAAATAGCTGTTGTTGGTCCTAGCATAGATGCGCTTTATAATCAGCTGGGAGACTATACAGCTCCGCAAAATGAATCAGAATGTGTCACTGTTTTAGAAGGAATAAAAAATCAGCTTCCTGAAAATTGGGAAGTCCTTTCTGAAAAAGGGGCTGAAATTCGTGAAGAGCTTCCGGATGGCATTCAAAGAGCAGAAGTGGTTGCTAAAGAGGCAGATGCTATTGTTATGGTGCTCGGTGGTTCAAGCGCACGGAATTTTGACATGAAATTTTTAAATAATGGCGCGGTAAGCTCTAAAGGCCCGAACATGGATGCAGGTGAAAATGTGGATGTTGCTGATATCACGCTTCCACAACCGCAATTAGATTTGTTTTACGCAATGAAGCGTACTGGAAAGCCTGTAATTGTCGTAATGATTCAAGGAAGACCAATCGCTATCCCAGAAATTAGTTCGACAGCAGATGCGATTCTCACAGCTTGGTATCCAGGAAGTGTTGGTGGAACGGCGATTGCTGAGGTTCTTTTCGGTCATTACAATCCTTCAGGTAAATTACCAGTCAGCATACCAAGATCCTCCGGGCAGATTCCTATTTACTATAATCAAAAGGCAGTGGAGTATAAAGAAGACTACTTTGATTTAACTGGTAAGCCGCTTTATCCATTTGGCTATGGTTTAAGTTATAGCGCTTTTGAATATCAAGATTTACAGATAAAACAAGAATCTATAAAAATAGCAGAACTTCTTGGCGGGCAATCTGTAGAGGTAACAGTAAACGTGAAAAACATCTCTGATTTAGCTGGTGAAGAAGTTGTGCAACTTTATATTCATGATATGGAAGCAAGTATTACTAGAAGAAAAAAAGAATTAAAAGCATTTAAAAAGGTTCGTATTGCAGCGAAACAAACAGCTACAGTGACATTTAAGCTAGATAAATCAAGTTTTAAAATATGGTCAATTAACAATAAATATGAGGTGGAGCCCGGTGGTATAGAAATTTTCGTTGGTGGAAGTTCTGATACTAAATTAACAGGGCGAGTTTCAATCATAGGAGGCTAG
- a CDS encoding PTS lactose/cellobiose transporter subunit IIA — MEGMELASFQIISSVGAARSCIIEAMKFGRQRKFTEAYKKIDEANEFLSEGHKNHVQLIQKEADGGDVQISILFMHAEDQFMTTYTLRDVAYEMIAIWKEMK; from the coding sequence ATGGAAGGAATGGAACTCGCATCATTTCAAATAATTAGTTCTGTTGGCGCCGCAAGAAGTTGCATTATTGAGGCGATGAAATTCGGAAGACAAAGAAAATTCACAGAAGCATATAAAAAAATTGACGAGGCTAATGAATTTCTTAGCGAAGGTCATAAAAATCATGTGCAACTAATTCAAAAAGAGGCAGATGGCGGAGACGTACAAATTTCTATCCTCTTCATGCACGCGGAAGATCAATTTATGACAACTTACACATTACGCGATGTAGCTTATGAGATGATTGCTATTTGGAAAGAGATGAAATAA
- a CDS encoding BglG family transcription antiterminator translates to MSASKLSLPRWKQIVHMLYLKMEFISGRELGEALAVNPRTIRNDIKGINQILTIGGNEIESLSGVGYRLVIGDEKALREALLDDSVGRANMNIVPMFAEDRADYIIRYLLLKNDYVKLETLAEELFVSKSTINLDILEVKRKLKENDLKVEKRAGYGIRITGAELAIRFCFSRYLLVESTSPLITEAERNFFGEVNLEMMEQIIVSHVAKYNIHMTDISVKNLIIHIAIAVCRVKDNCYVPATDLEDIEFSMPELRAAQGIIKEINLLEGIHFPESETAYLLLHLSSKNRKSDFNNYREYIIVDKMLAKIKELYGYDFKRDQKMISNIALHLKPAINRIKFNMNIQNPYLKNLKANYPLAFELGLVAKEVLEQELKTNVDEAEVGYLAIHFLYGLDKEIVSEKQKVLIVCASGLGTSQLLESKVRKEFENTLEIVGVYSFKEYEQSGTTCDFVISTVPLRMKLHPFIQVSPFLTKADIRNITALMNQDEAKNQFEVGKVFKESLFLITDKKDKEQVLIDLANLLLESNIVGEDYLPSLFEREEIVPTYLGNGLAAPHPIEANVQETAIGVCIASGGGVNWNEEDQAHVIFMLAVKNKQQKQLATVYELISNLVESPKAMGELKRVTSFEEFMRVLQTL, encoded by the coding sequence GTGAGTGCTTCAAAATTATCATTACCAAGATGGAAACAAATAGTTCATATGCTTTATTTGAAGATGGAGTTTATTAGTGGTAGAGAATTAGGGGAAGCATTGGCTGTTAACCCTCGGACAATTAGAAATGACATTAAAGGAATTAATCAAATATTGACTATAGGTGGAAACGAAATTGAATCACTGTCTGGTGTAGGGTATCGGCTAGTTATTGGTGATGAAAAAGCGCTTCGCGAAGCTCTTTTGGATGATTCGGTGGGAAGAGCTAATATGAATATTGTACCGATGTTTGCAGAGGACAGAGCAGATTATATTATTCGATATTTATTACTTAAAAATGACTATGTAAAGCTTGAAACGTTAGCAGAAGAACTTTTTGTTAGTAAGTCTACGATAAATTTGGATATTTTAGAAGTTAAACGAAAACTCAAAGAAAATGATCTGAAAGTGGAAAAACGAGCTGGCTACGGAATTAGAATTACTGGCGCAGAACTCGCTATCCGATTTTGTTTTTCAAGGTATTTGTTAGTGGAGTCCACTAGTCCGCTTATTACAGAAGCGGAAAGAAATTTTTTTGGAGAAGTTAATTTGGAAATGATGGAGCAGATTATTGTTTCTCATGTAGCTAAATATAATATTCATATGACGGATATCTCGGTTAAAAATTTAATCATTCATATCGCAATAGCTGTATGTCGTGTAAAAGATAACTGTTATGTGCCAGCAACAGATTTGGAAGATATTGAATTTAGTATGCCTGAATTACGGGCGGCTCAAGGTATTATAAAAGAAATAAATCTTTTAGAAGGAATTCATTTCCCAGAAAGTGAGACTGCTTATCTGTTGCTACATCTTAGTTCGAAAAACAGAAAGAGCGATTTTAATAATTACCGAGAATATATCATCGTTGATAAGATGTTAGCGAAGATTAAAGAGCTGTACGGTTACGACTTTAAACGAGATCAAAAAATGATTTCAAATATTGCGCTACATTTAAAGCCAGCAATTAACAGGATTAAATTCAATATGAATATTCAAAATCCCTATTTGAAAAATCTAAAGGCTAATTATCCGCTAGCTTTTGAATTAGGATTGGTTGCTAAAGAGGTGCTTGAGCAGGAGTTAAAAACAAATGTAGACGAAGCCGAGGTAGGCTATTTGGCTATTCACTTTTTATATGGTCTAGATAAAGAAATAGTATCTGAAAAGCAAAAAGTGTTGATTGTCTGTGCTTCGGGTTTAGGCACATCCCAACTTTTGGAATCTAAAGTACGAAAAGAGTTTGAGAATACACTTGAAATAGTTGGTGTGTACTCATTTAAAGAATATGAACAGAGTGGAACGACGTGTGATTTTGTTATTTCTACTGTGCCACTACGAATGAAGTTGCATCCATTTATTCAAGTGTCGCCATTTTTGACAAAGGCGGATATTCGTAATATTACTGCGTTAATGAATCAAGATGAGGCGAAGAACCAATTTGAAGTGGGCAAGGTTTTTAAGGAATCACTGTTTTTAATTACTGATAAAAAGGATAAAGAGCAGGTGCTGATAGATTTAGCGAATCTTTTGTTGGAAAGCAATATTGTTGGCGAGGACTATTTGCCATCACTTTTTGAGCGGGAAGAAATTGTGCCGACTTATTTAGGTAATGGGCTTGCGGCACCGCACCCAATTGAGGCAAATGTTCAAGAAACAGCTATCGGAGTATGTATTGCTAGTGGCGGAGGTGTGAATTGGAACGAGGAAGACCAGGCACATGTTATTTTTATGTTAGCAGTGAAAAATAAGCAGCAAAAGCAGCTTGCGACTGTGTATGAATTAATTAGTAATTTAGTAGAAAGTCCGAAAGCAATGGGAGAGCTAAAACGGGTGACGAGTTTTGAAGAATTTATGCGTGTGTTACAAACATTATAA
- a CDS encoding catalase, translating to MTDRKNLTTNQGVPVGDNQNSMTAGRKGPTLIEDYVLIEKLAHFDRERVPERVVHARGAGAHGKFVTKKSMKKYTMAKFLQEEGTETEVFARFSTVIHGQHSPETLRDPRGFSVKFYTEEGNYDFVGNNLPVFFIRDAIKFPDVIHSLKPDPRTNIQDGNRYWDFFSLTPEATTMITYLFSDEGTPASYREIRGSSVHAFKWINEEGKTVYVKLRWVPKAGIVNLSTEQASQIQAKEFNHASRDLYEAIENGDYPEWDLYVQVLDPKDLDNFDFNPLDATKDWFEDVFPYEHVGTMTLDRNPDNIFAETESVGFNPGVLVRGMLPSEDRLLQGRLFSYSDTQRHRVGPNYLQLPINSPKAPVANNQRDGHMPFKQQTSSINYEPNSYDTEPKENPAFIEPEQEIRGDVAGRLIAEKPNNFGHAKEVWDRYSDAERAALVKNIVDDWSAVREDIKIRNLRNFYQVDPEFASRVAAGTGVNLEEHVADLK from the coding sequence ATGACAGATAGAAAAAATTTAACGACGAATCAAGGTGTACCAGTTGGTGACAACCAAAATTCGATGACAGCGGGACGTAAAGGACCAACTTTGATAGAAGATTATGTGCTTATTGAAAAATTGGCGCATTTTGATAGAGAGCGAGTACCAGAACGGGTTGTGCATGCTCGTGGTGCTGGTGCGCACGGGAAATTTGTCACTAAAAAAAGCATGAAAAAATATACAATGGCTAAATTTTTGCAAGAAGAAGGAACGGAAACAGAGGTTTTTGCTCGTTTTTCAACAGTAATTCATGGGCAACATTCTCCAGAAACATTACGTGATCCACGCGGTTTCTCCGTTAAGTTTTATACAGAAGAAGGGAATTATGACTTTGTCGGAAATAATTTGCCTGTATTCTTCATTCGTGATGCGATTAAGTTTCCGGATGTTATTCATTCTTTGAAGCCTGATCCACGCACAAATATTCAAGATGGCAACCGTTACTGGGATTTCTTTAGCCTTACGCCGGAAGCTACGACGATGATCACATACTTATTCAGTGATGAAGGAACGCCGGCTTCTTACCGCGAAATACGTGGCTCGAGTGTTCATGCGTTCAAATGGATTAACGAAGAAGGCAAAACAGTCTATGTAAAACTGCGCTGGGTTCCAAAAGCGGGAATCGTGAACCTTTCGACGGAGCAAGCTTCTCAAATTCAAGCAAAAGAATTTAACCATGCAAGCCGTGATTTGTATGAAGCAATCGAAAATGGAGACTATCCAGAGTGGGATTTATACGTGCAAGTGTTGGATCCGAAAGACTTGGATAACTTTGATTTTAATCCATTAGATGCAACAAAAGATTGGTTTGAAGATGTATTTCCTTATGAACACGTAGGAACAATGACGCTAGACCGCAACCCAGATAATATTTTTGCGGAGACAGAATCAGTTGGGTTTAACCCTGGTGTACTTGTACGCGGAATGCTACCTTCGGAGGATCGCTTGTTGCAAGGTCGTTTATTCTCGTATTCAGATACGCAAAGACATCGCGTAGGTCCTAACTACTTGCAACTGCCAATTAACAGCCCGAAAGCGCCTGTCGCTAACAACCAACGTGACGGTCATATGCCATTTAAACAACAAACGAGCTCGATTAATTATGAGCCAAATAGCTATGATACAGAACCAAAAGAAAATCCAGCATTTATCGAACCGGAGCAGGAAATTCGTGGTGATGTGGCTGGTCGTCTGATTGCTGAAAAACCAAATAACTTTGGTCATGCAAAGGAAGTATGGGATCGCTATTCAGATGCTGAACGTGCGGCGCTTGTGAAAAACATTGTTGACGATTGGTCTGCAGTGCGTGAGGATATTAAAATCCGCAACTTACGTAATTTCTATCAAGTAGATCCGGAATTCGCTAGTCGAGTTGCTGCGGGAACTGGTGTTAACCTTGAAGAGCATGTGGCTGATTTAAAATAA
- a CDS encoding PTS sugar transporter subunit IIB, whose translation MKNIMLMCNAGMSTSVLVRKMERVVEERNLELTIWAISETDFEKNWRKADAILLGPQVNYMKDKVIDTVGDNVSVAVIDIVDYGRMNGEKVLDLAISLL comes from the coding sequence ATGAAAAATATTATGTTGATGTGTAATGCGGGAATGTCTACAAGTGTTTTAGTGAGGAAAATGGAACGCGTTGTAGAAGAACGTAATCTAGAATTAACTATCTGGGCTATTTCAGAGACGGATTTCGAAAAAAATTGGCGTAAAGCAGATGCGATTTTACTTGGACCGCAAGTGAATTATATGAAAGATAAGGTTATAGACACAGTTGGGGATAATGTCTCGGTGGCAGTTATTGATATCGTTGATTATGGCCGAATGAATGGTGAAAAAGTATTAGATTTAGCAATTAGTTTATTGTGA